In Coffea arabica cultivar ET-39 chromosome 9e, Coffea Arabica ET-39 HiFi, whole genome shotgun sequence, the genomic window CAACAGATTGTCCAACTCTCAGAATTTCTCTTAAGAGAGTCAAAGCACAAGCCTTAGTCCTTAATTCAAGTTGTAAATGATATCGAGTAGTATGAAAAAGTCTTTGAAGTTGGGCAAAATGAAAGACTAGTTAAGTAAATTACCAATTGCAAATATCAACAAGATCAAAATCTTGGTAAATTTAATGTTGTCGCATGTGTGTTTAACTTTAAACCGACGCACCATCTCAATATGCTTACTTGCCAAAAGCtggtaaaaaaaaatgacactatTAAGTGGTTATATGTTATATCTGAATGACATAGACTAATGAAATTGTCTTATAATGCCATGCCATTTTTAAGTCTTACCACGTCTTATCAGGTTTTGTTAATACATGTTGCATTTATAAATAAAacagttttttctttctttaaagaTTTTATTCCTAGTCTGTCACATCTAGAGTCAAGAAAGTTTGATGAACGTCCTGATGACATGAATCTTGTTGTGCAGAGTATTTTACGCTAAATTAGCTTGAAATGTGactcttcttcatcatcagatCAATCAATTTTGATCTGGAAAACATTTTTAGTCAGTACATagattatattatttatttctgACTCCAGCTTCAATTAACTCCAAGCTAAATAACATAAACGAGAAACTTaaggaaaaaaggggaaaaaattaaATCTAGGAGAATTTAATTTGTTGCAGGTAAATGAAGTCAAATGAAACTACCTCATTATGCTTCAATGCTTCCTCAAAAAGAGTCATACTGTCAGTTGGACCATAGGATTCCAGAACTACTGAAGTTTCCCCACCTTCTTCTGATTTTGATCGCCAAACCAGAATTTCAGGTTGCTTTTTCCACTTGAACCATGGGTTTGGTAACATCTCATAGATTGAAGGGCACTCCACTACCTATATATGACAGAAACTTTTCTAATTTACATCTTAATGGGAACCAGACACTTGTAGCCAAACATTATCAGGAAATGTCAACTCAATCAGGAGATGTTTATTTACAGCAAATTTATTGGTTTAATGTAAAACATTTCGGCAAAGATGTAATTGCAAAATTAGCCGGTCTAGCTATTAATATTTAGAGGTTGTTAAAAATCTTGTGCTAATGGAGAAGACTTGAAACCAGGAAGGTAGATTACCAATTGATGCATCGACCATCTCGATACAAAAAAGAAGCTTTTAAAACCATCAACAAACTGCAATCCAGTTAACAGAGAATCATTGACGCAGCCAGGTGCACCTATTTATCATGTTTTAGAGTAAGTATTCAAGCAGACTTGagagccccaaaaaaaaaaagatagttaAATTGAATAGTATTCAGACCATAGAACATGTTAAGTTGATCTACATATTTCCGGGTTATGGAGTAAATGTTCAGATCCATCTCTAATATCAGTGACAATTAGAGCGAAGAAATGTGAATTGATTATCCTAGATACACAAATTCCAAATATTTCAGAGACCTTGTAGTTGCAAGTATATACCGTGGAATCCAAATTCTGAACATCAAGAAAACAAAGCAATTATCCTCTTGAGCTTCAATCTTACAATTTGGAGTAAGCTGATAATAAATGAAGATCAAGGGCAGAACtcaaagaaaccagaaaaagtAGCAAACAATTAATCCATTTCTTAACCTGAATTCCTAGATGTGTTTGGTTTTACTAGGCATTGCTCTGAAATCCagtcataagaaatgtaggacAAGCATCGGAAAGGGACAAATAATTGCAATATGGCAAGTTAGCAAGCCTAAAAGCAGAGTAAAAAAAATCACCTTGAAAAGGGGTTGCAATGGTAATCCACTTATTAACATACTTGGTAAACACCTACATGATACATATGAGCAGATTCCATAAGCAGACAGGATATGAATGCAGATTTATCACTAATAGGCCAAAAAACTGATATAATTGATTTAttacaggaaattaaattttgtactGAATATTCATGATCCACAAGTTTCTATAACATCTCATTTAGGAGATTTTCAAGGGTTCTGGCATTAAAGgccatttcattttttccttcaaaCAAAATCTATTGCATGTCCTTACAGATGATAAATTAACCTGGTCTCACCGCAGGGATTTTAACCAGCTTTATCCTTTTTTCTTGAAAGTTGGCACAAACCTTCCCCCTAGATGTATGACAGCCATATTTCCCAAAAATGATAGCCAAAGtaatgcaacaaaagaaagttCAAGGGTATCGAAACTAAAACAATATTGAAGAAAGTCCAAACTTTCAAGAAGTATgcagttaacatttttgtcttCCTAATCTGGCCAACCATATTTTACATTCTAACTACAAGATTTACATGTTTTATACATGCATACTTTGATAACCGCTGAAAATTGATTAAAGTTATCATTTGGTCATATAGACCTCTTTCTGAGAGTGCTTGGTCTGTCCCAATCTCAAAATTTGCAATCCTGTCAGCATTATTATGTCAGCTTGAAAGCTCCAACATCAGATTTGGTACTAATGATGCTAAGACTCCCCATGGTTATCCAGTACGACTAGCACCAATAttctatatattatttattgattttctaGCTAtactttgaaaattcacaacAATGGGATATACTATTTAACATCCAGACCTAGTAAAGGGTTCATAAGTGGTTAAAAGAAGAACAGGTAAACATTAAGATAACTCGAACTGCATGCAccattatattttttattcgAGGAAAGATTACAAAAAGAGATCGTTGACAACATTCATATCTCCACAACCTTTCATTGCGAGGTTTTTATGTGAAAACAATGATGTTCAAGGGGGAAATCCAAGAAAGTGGACCAAAACGGAAATAAAACATTCATATCTCCACGCCCTTTCACTCTTGTAGCTGCAAAAAATGCATATGAAGAAATATAAGTTTTTTCTTGTCTAATGTGTAGGATTAGACAGATAGCTATCTTTTCATGCGCTCCATGCAAGTTATGATTCGACAGGTAAATAATGAACCTCTACGCTAATAAGCACACCAGGAAGCTTTACATACATCATTATGAAGATACATGAAACATGTCACAAGCAATCCACCCATTGAGTGTGAAATTAAATTGACTTTTCTTCCTCCTGAAGCTTCATAAGCAGTTTCTAGCTTAGCTTTGAGGCCATCCATTGCCTTGTCAATTCTGCAATATACAACATAAGGAAGCATTTAGCAAGAATTCACATAGCTTTAAAAGAACAAATTGAAAACTGAAAACAGAAGATCTTGGAATTGGCTGATTACAGTACTCAGATAACTGAAAAACACTTTTACAATCTTAGTTTTATGACAACTGAAACTTCCACTTGCTGACAAAAGATACCTATTGCTTTGTCGGAAGTCGAATCCATGGCCAAACAATGTAGTTCCCTTCTTATACCCACATTCAACAAGCATATCaatcatatcatgaaaatgGTATACCTCAGTCAAATGTAGAATCTTCACCCACTGCAACAGTAAAGCAACTGCATATGAGTTACATACACAAGTAACATATTATATTGGACTACTCAGTAAAGGCAATCAATCATGAATGAAAAGGAACAGTGACAGCGAGAATTACCCAAGTTCAATAGCTCATTACCATTTACTCATAATAATTTTGGGGAAGGATGATTAAAATGTGGTAACAACTACTATAAGTTTTAACCTAATGAACTTGCACATAATTTTGCAAAACCACACTTTGTCCTCTTATATATCCAGAGGAACTTTACTATAAGAGAActaatttttaaactttttttcctATTCGATGATCCAGGTTAAAGAAATCAGACCCAATACTGATTTTCTGGCATTCTAGGTAGGCATATGCACTACCAAAAAGCTCCTTTACTAATACACTTAagcatctttcttcttcttttttttttcttttctcacaaATATAAAAGTCTTCAAGCAAAGTGAGCACTATATGAATATTGTTAAGACATACAAACATTActaaattgatcaaattttccttttaaaatattttggaaaGGGAGCTGAAAAAGGAACAGAGACAGCGAGAATTAAACCCTCGTTCCCAAGCCAGTAAAAAGGTTCTTAACCGTTGGTTATATTCGATTCCGGAGTCAAGTAACTTACTTGAGCATACCAACTCAGTTAGCATTAAATGAACCTTAGCCATTGTGCTATATCCAATTTTAGGCAGGTTAATAAAGCATAGCTGAATCTTAGTTCTGAAAACAAGCAACGAATACCTTCAAATCAAGCAACTTAGGCGACCATAACTTGCAAAATCTTACCAGTGCAGGGTCCAAAATATCAATAGCATACAGCCCATAATCATCTTCCGGCACGACTATTTCAATACTATCATCCAAAGATTCTACATAGCCTGTAAAAACATCATCCCGAGTAAGAAAACAGAGGCAAAAGTTTCAGAATCAGAACTTTAAGAACAAAAGCCATGTTCATTGAATATGAAATCccaccaaaaattttaaaaaaatgaaagaattaTTACCGGTTTCAGGATTGTAAAGGGACCAAATCTCCTTCCTGAACTCAAAATCAGCTAGAAGTAAACGGACCCAGACACGGCTCTCGAACCCGAAGAAGTTCTTCTTCTTAGAGTGAAGAATGGAGCCAGCAATGCCGGACACCAGAAGGACGGGATCACGGTCGGCAGGCTCGTCGTCAGATCTCTGGCCATTGAAGCAGCAGCAAAAGGGGCTGTCGAGCATGTTTCAGTGACCGGTGCCGTTGGAAAGCCGGGCGGATGATGTTTCGGGCGGGTCTGGTTTGGTCCTGGAAATTTTTGGAGGGAGTTGTTAAAAGAAGAATGGGAAGGGTAGGCAATGTGGTTATGAACTGTGATCAGTGTGTATTATCATGGAAGTTTGAAAAATGGGTGCCTAAGAGCATGGGCAGGGTGGACTTTTTGGAAGAGAAATTTGATTTTGCTGCTTATCTGTCCAAATTTTTGTGATGATTTCTTCAGTCACCTTATCCACTGTTGATCTTGACGGATCCTTTCCTTTTCATTGCATGGTTAGTAGCAAGTCAAATCCAATTTTCGGCTTGCAGGATATAAATAGTTAATTAATTTCTTGGACTATTTATCAAGTAGATTGTGGGTTCAAGTTTAACTTAGCTatagtgtatatatattttttttttaataaacagAAGCCAATATTATTgataaaataattgaaaatgGTTCAGTATAATTtgcttaaccaaaaaaaaaaaagctacacTAGTAGctgaaaaatacataaaatatgtcacagatatatatatagcttttaggacataaataattaattaatttcttGGACTCAGTAATCAGCTTAGACTGTGGGTTCAAGTTTGACTACATGTGAATTGTTTAACTCAGCTATAGCATTTTTAATAAACAAAAACCAATATTATTGGAATAATAAACTAGTTTTGAATCGTTCGTCAGGATTTACTTGACAAAGAAAGCTGCACTAATGACAGAAAACACATAACAACATTTGTAATTGGTACTCTTGTGATGGTGATGAGCCACTACAAATTGTTGGATGTGTTtttcttttggccatttttctgcattcctttttttttggtatatgGACAAACATGCCTACtctttgtttagttttttttttttttttttttgattaattgGCACTTGTCTACCTTACATCTACTCCTACTTCTATTCTAACTTATTGTAAGAAAAGGGCCCGACTTGGTCTATTGGAAAACCGACGGAAGCTGAATCACCATCGGACCAAACGGATATACCCGTATAGATTTAAACCATTTAAAGTGACAAGTCATATATAATGACAATTGATGAAAGACAAGATTTGAATCATTaacctcccaccccaccaaacGTCCAAACCTTAAAAGGCTATAGTGGTGACCAATTGGTTCTTTGTTTAGTATATTAtgccactctttttttttttttttggtagtgcTAATGAAGGGATGGGACATTTAATGTTGCAAGACATTAGTAGCAGGTATGGTGGTTGAACATACAAGAAGTCTTGGCCGTTGTGGTCATTGTTCTTTTTCTTGGAAAACGTGAACTTTAGCAAGCTCAAGAATCAGGATTAGGCTGATTTTAGGGTGGTGGCGGTCGGTGGGTAGTTACATTTTCGTGCAAGGAATTTCTACCACCTTcttctcaattccttcaatcAAATGGGCACGCTGTATAGGTCCACCTGGTCTTAAGTATCATTTTGGTAGATACTGATTGAAGGACAAAGATGTGTTAATCGAATGGAAACTGGGAAAGCATCAGGGTGGGGATATCCTTTGGGATCCTTTTTCGCCCTTTCGTGTTTGCACTTTTCAATCAGAAAAGGACGTCAACTAAAGAAAGATCAAGAATATTGGTGATCCCATCCACTCGAAAACATATTTGCAAAATGAATTCAATTCTTATACGATAGTTTGTCGAGCTAGACATGTCCACGTTCTTCCAAATAAACTGTATATCTTTCATCATGTG contains:
- the LOC140003737 gene encoding phospholipase A(1) LCAT3-like isoform X1, with the translated sequence MLDSPFCCCFNGQRSDDEPADRDPVLLVSGIAGSILHSKKKNFFGFESRVWVRLLLADFEFRKEIWSLYNPETGYVESLDDSIEIVVPEDDYGLYAIDILDPALWVKILHLTEVYHFHDMIDMLVECGYKKGTTLFGHGFDFRQSNRIDKAMDGLKAKLETAYEASGGRKVNLISHSMGGLLVTCFMYLHNDVFTKYVNKWITIATPFQGAPGCVNDSLLTGLQFVDGFKSFFFVSRWSMHQLVVECPSIYEMLPNPWFKWKKQPEILVWRSKSEEGGETSVVLESYGPTDSMTLFEEALKHNELDYEGKKFALPFNFSILKWANGTRQILNSAQLPKGIAFYNIYGISNDTPLDVCYGTQDSPIEEMSEICHTSPQYSYVDGDGTVPAESAKADNFEAVERVGVASSHRALLRDEKVFELVKKWLGVTEQVKSHPKKTSKVMDVYQSEC
- the LOC140003737 gene encoding phospholipase A(1) LCAT3-like isoform X2 produces the protein MLDSPFCCCFNGQRSDDEPADRDPVLLVSGIAGSILHSKKKNFFGFESRVWVRLLLADFEFRKEIWSLYNPETGYVESLDDSIEIVVPEDDYGLYAIDILDPALWVKILHLTEVYHFHDMIDMLVECGYKKGTTLFGHGFDFRQSNRIDKAMDGLKAKLETAYEASGGRKVNLISHSMGGLLVTCFMYLHNDVVECPSIYEMLPNPWFKWKKQPEILVWRSKSEEGGETSVVLESYGPTDSMTLFEEALKHNELDYEGKKFALPFNFSILKWANGTRQILNSAQLPKGIAFYNIYGISNDTPLDVCYGTQDSPIEEMSEICHTSPQYSYVDGDGTVPAESAKADNFEAVERVGVASSHRALLRDEKVFELVKKWLGVTEQVKSHPKKTSKVMDVYQSEC